The Methylacidimicrobium sp. B4 genome contains a region encoding:
- the murJ gene encoding murein biosynthesis integral membrane protein MurJ, producing METDREESMLASVSLPSEAEAGGNALPDREESAPHRIARSAVGLSILSVLGPLSGFLVEIALGWRYGVGSLVDGYRVGLVFFLFAQSVAWGILPNLVVPLFSEATREKRASEGWRVISELGLIFLAIGIGIAIGGSLCAPLLARWLAPGLDAAGLTAATAFVRSFCLAILPLAWSGILTGLFQCHGIFWVQPAAQALYNLILLGAILWGGPDRLVLAPILGCSLVGILFLGRLLPLARRGGVSPWVGRICSPRLGAFFWNGVPLFLTMGVGYVGVIFLTRATSLLAAGSVASFGYAWKILQLGLIVPGALATVLFPRMSEAWGGREPGEFQRLWQEGLRWMIFLSTPLMLLCVILSRDLVSVLFARGAFSGAAIEETSMVVAILGLAIPAAAGTAFLQKGFYSRGETLFPSIISVLGAILVMALSEATARKFGLLGLAWLNPSIGWMTFLCLAFSSRSADSRSGQAWSHFLARMLVASTAAGLVAYWASQWISSGSLVGSVLRLGLASTCSVITYLLILSALGLSEAARLLVYAGWQLRAIMKTCAFSWQRGLRGLRLFG from the coding sequence ATGGAAACCGATCGGGAAGAGTCGATGCTGGCTTCTGTGTCGCTTCCGTCCGAGGCGGAAGCCGGGGGCAATGCTCTTCCTGATCGGGAAGAGTCGGCTCCCCATCGCATCGCGCGGAGTGCGGTTGGACTCAGCATCCTCTCGGTCCTGGGTCCGCTATCCGGGTTTCTCGTGGAGATCGCCCTGGGATGGCGTTATGGCGTCGGTTCCCTGGTTGACGGGTATCGGGTCGGGCTTGTCTTCTTCCTTTTCGCGCAATCGGTCGCCTGGGGGATATTGCCCAATCTTGTGGTCCCGTTGTTCTCCGAAGCGACGCGGGAGAAGCGGGCCAGCGAAGGCTGGCGGGTCATTTCCGAGCTCGGGCTCATTTTCTTGGCGATCGGCATTGGGATTGCGATCGGAGGAAGCCTGTGCGCTCCCCTCCTTGCTCGGTGGCTCGCCCCTGGGCTTGATGCGGCCGGGCTCACCGCCGCAACCGCCTTCGTGCGCTCGTTCTGCCTGGCAATCCTCCCGCTCGCCTGGTCCGGGATCTTGACCGGGCTCTTTCAATGCCATGGCATTTTCTGGGTCCAGCCCGCCGCGCAAGCACTCTACAACCTGATCCTGCTCGGAGCGATTCTCTGGGGCGGGCCGGATCGCCTGGTTCTCGCGCCGATCCTCGGATGCTCTCTGGTCGGCATCTTGTTCCTAGGCAGGCTCCTGCCGCTGGCGCGGCGAGGAGGGGTCTCTCCTTGGGTTGGAAGGATCTGCTCGCCGAGGCTGGGAGCATTTTTTTGGAATGGAGTGCCGCTTTTTCTGACCATGGGTGTCGGATACGTCGGTGTCATCTTCTTGACGCGGGCGACATCTCTGCTCGCCGCAGGCTCGGTTGCCAGCTTTGGATATGCGTGGAAGATCTTGCAGCTCGGGCTGATTGTCCCGGGGGCGCTTGCGACGGTGCTTTTTCCGCGAATGTCGGAGGCGTGGGGCGGGAGAGAGCCAGGGGAATTCCAGCGGCTCTGGCAGGAGGGGTTGCGGTGGATGATCTTTCTCTCGACTCCACTCATGCTTCTTTGCGTCATCCTGAGCCGCGACTTGGTATCGGTGCTCTTTGCGCGAGGTGCCTTTTCGGGGGCGGCCATCGAAGAAACGAGCATGGTGGTCGCGATTTTGGGCCTTGCGATTCCGGCCGCCGCGGGAACCGCCTTTTTGCAAAAAGGCTTCTACTCTCGCGGCGAAACCCTCTTTCCCAGCATCATTTCGGTGTTGGGAGCGATTCTGGTGATGGCGTTGTCCGAGGCAACGGCGCGGAAGTTCGGCCTTCTCGGGTTGGCGTGGCTCAATCCGAGCATTGGATGGATGACCTTCCTCTGCTTGGCCTTTTCTTCACGAAGCGCCGATTCGAGATCAGGGCAGGCCTGGAGCCACTTTCTGGCGAGGATGCTTGTTGCCAGCACCGCCGCGGGCCTGGTCGCCTACTGGGCCAGCCAATGGATCTCCTCTGGATCCCTGGTCGGTTCCGTGCTGCGGCTGGGGCTTGCTTCTACCTGTTCCGTAATCACCTATCTTCTTATCCTCAGCGCTCTGGGCCTTTCCGAGGCGGCTCGCCTGCTCGTGTACGCCGGATGGCAGCTGCGAGCGATCATGAAGACATGCGCCTTTTCCTGGCAGCGGGGCTTAAGGGGATTGCGGCTGTTTGGGTAA
- a CDS encoding glycosyltransferase family 4 protein — MRHRGWVNLGVCGRFHFHNYAPYLAEWEVLNRFYYSHRIGPQLFPTRPGVGVNLWGKEYLMRASARLFGEAPTQRLLPSLHDWWEAGVLRSWTPAPLWHLLLHGTARRILRRGKAEGSVLLGEAVNAHPRALAALLQEEEDRLGFASGDKVRSGNERLLEELESVDHLLIASRWLKRSFLQNGFPEERIHLLPYGVNLARFTPGSRERPVRAPFRVLCVAHISPRKGHIDLLEAWRLLGLPDAELLLIGTMSEPMRRALRRYEGQYKHIPFIANGELPCYYRSASVFVLPSIEDGFGVVCLEAMACGLPVIVTENTGAADMIVPKSTGFVVPIRSPERIGEALESLYRDRTLLARMGEEAAREAKRAFGWENYARLLGEAYGRLMGGATQG, encoded by the coding sequence ATGCGGCATCGCGGATGGGTCAATTTAGGGGTTTGCGGAAGATTTCACTTCCATAACTACGCGCCGTATCTAGCCGAATGGGAGGTCCTCAACCGTTTTTACTACTCGCACCGGATCGGCCCGCAGCTCTTCCCTACCCGCCCGGGCGTCGGCGTCAACCTGTGGGGAAAGGAGTACCTCATGCGGGCCAGCGCTCGCCTCTTCGGAGAGGCGCCGACGCAGCGGCTTCTTCCCTCCCTCCATGACTGGTGGGAGGCGGGAGTACTTCGTTCGTGGACGCCCGCTCCTCTTTGGCACCTCCTGCTTCACGGCACAGCACGGCGCATCCTGCGGAGGGGAAAGGCCGAGGGAAGCGTTCTCCTCGGCGAAGCCGTCAACGCGCATCCCCGCGCGTTGGCAGCCCTCCTGCAAGAGGAGGAAGACCGTCTTGGGTTTGCCTCCGGCGACAAGGTGCGATCGGGCAACGAGCGGTTGCTGGAGGAATTGGAATCGGTCGATCATCTGCTGATCGCTTCCCGATGGCTCAAGCGCTCCTTTCTTCAAAACGGCTTCCCCGAGGAACGCATCCACCTTCTTCCCTACGGGGTCAACTTGGCCCGGTTTACGCCGGGATCTCGAGAGCGGCCGGTCCGCGCTCCCTTTCGCGTTCTCTGCGTCGCTCATATCTCCCCAAGAAAAGGGCATATCGACCTGCTCGAGGCCTGGAGATTGCTTGGACTGCCGGATGCTGAGCTTCTCCTCATCGGAACCATGAGCGAACCGATGAGACGCGCATTAAGGCGGTACGAGGGGCAGTACAAGCATATCCCTTTCATCGCCAACGGCGAGCTTCCCTGCTACTATCGGAGCGCATCGGTCTTCGTTCTCCCCTCGATCGAGGATGGCTTTGGGGTGGTTTGCTTGGAAGCGATGGCTTGCGGGCTTCCGGTGATCGTAACGGAAAATACGGGTGCGGCCGATATGATCGTCCCGAAGAGCACCGGCTTCGTGGTTCCGATTCGTTCTCCGGAGCGGATTGGGGAGGCACTGGAGAGCCTGTATCGTGATCGCACGCTCCTCGCAAGGATGGGAGAGGAGGCGGCGCGGGAAGCGAAACGCGCGTTCGGCTGGGAGAATTATGCGAGGCTCCTCGGGGAAGCCTATGGAAGATTGATGGGTGGAGCCACACAAGGCTAG
- a CDS encoding glycosyltransferase family 4 protein translates to MKLLVFYAHFGPYHMARARALLNEGGVDPVFLELSQNQKSHPWLGESEERGIPLFSLCSGALEQIDHKEACSRMREFLDRIAPDVVATAGYGWGVLRAPAWWALRRRRGSVLLFETTRHDKQRNFFVEALKRSIVPRLYNTGFVGGRAHRDYLVELGIPSDRIWGPHSIVDNDFFASGVSRARAEEGTWRKRLGLPPRYFVFVGRLAPEKNVFGLLRAYRSYRDRGGDRSLLLLGDGPQRADLERHIEEHRIPEVLVRGFVPTSDLPPYYAFADGLVLPSTIEPWGLVVNEAMAAGLPVVASETCGSAPDLVGSANGFLFSPGDTDGLAALLMRVASMAEEERRALGKESERIIQGFGPQQWAKGLMSAARAAREARGG, encoded by the coding sequence ATGAAGCTTCTGGTATTCTATGCCCATTTCGGGCCCTATCACATGGCAAGGGCGCGGGCGCTCTTGAACGAGGGCGGCGTCGACCCGGTCTTTCTTGAGCTTTCCCAAAACCAGAAGAGTCATCCGTGGCTTGGCGAAAGCGAGGAACGGGGCATTCCCTTGTTCAGCCTTTGCTCGGGGGCGCTCGAGCAGATCGACCACAAGGAAGCCTGCTCCCGCATGAGGGAGTTTCTCGACCGGATTGCGCCGGATGTAGTGGCAACGGCCGGATACGGTTGGGGTGTCCTTCGCGCGCCAGCATGGTGGGCCTTGCGGAGGCGGCGGGGGAGCGTCCTGCTCTTTGAGACAACGCGACACGACAAGCAGCGGAATTTTTTCGTGGAAGCGCTCAAGCGGTCGATCGTTCCCCGATTGTACAACACCGGGTTCGTCGGCGGGCGCGCGCATCGCGACTATCTCGTCGAATTGGGTATCCCCTCCGATCGAATTTGGGGACCACACTCCATCGTCGATAACGACTTCTTTGCCTCGGGTGTCAGCAGAGCTCGCGCGGAGGAAGGAACTTGGCGGAAACGACTCGGGCTTCCGCCGCGCTATTTTGTTTTCGTAGGGCGGCTGGCGCCTGAAAAAAACGTCTTTGGTCTTTTGCGAGCCTACCGCTCCTATCGAGACCGGGGGGGGGATAGGAGCCTGCTTCTCTTGGGCGATGGTCCCCAGCGCGCGGATCTCGAGCGTCATATCGAGGAGCATCGGATCCCGGAGGTGCTGGTGCGGGGATTTGTCCCGACTTCGGATCTCCCGCCCTATTACGCATTTGCCGATGGCTTGGTTCTTCCCAGCACGATCGAGCCTTGGGGCCTGGTCGTGAACGAAGCGATGGCCGCCGGGCTGCCGGTCGTCGCATCGGAAACCTGCGGGTCCGCTCCCGATCTCGTCGGCTCGGCAAACGGCTTCCTTTTTTCCCCGGGCGACACCGACGGCCTGGCGGCGCTCCTGATGCGGGTGGCCTCGATGGCCGAGGAAGAGCGCAGGGCCTTGGGGAAGGAATCGGAGCGGATCATTCAGGGCTTCGGCCCGCAGCAATGGGCGAAAGGGCTCATGAGTGCAGCCCGCGCCGCGCGCGAGGCTCGAGGCGGATGA